GCAACCTAAAACTACTTTCTACCATTGAGGGGTAAATTAGCAGAAATGTCAGAAAAGGCATCACAATTCCATTAAAAATGAATGTTCATGGGTAGAAAAATTTTAGTTGACACCTCACAACCCAGGAAATAACTCCCCTACTGCAGGTCTAACAACCCTGCATGATGAAATAAGTAGTCTCAAACCTTAGTCAGGGATTGCAGGTTTAATGATTGAAGGTAGACCCTGCAAAATGCTGCTGCCACGAGGTGCACCGCAGATATTGAGCTAAGCGAGATGCTCACGCTTCAACACTCTTAgttgtggaaattgacccactatccCCTTTACTCTCTGCATCTATACCATATCGCTGCATTGCGTCTACCTATAATTATCAATGTTAATACTGGCAGTTCAGTATGTCACAGCATCCCAATTTAGTCAGACCAGGAAAAGAGCAAAAGTGAGAAGTCATCACAACTCCAGTAGAAGACTGAAGGAAAACAATTGGCTATTTTTAGCCCTCACACTCACCATAGGGTTGAGATTTAAGTCTTCATATTCCACATACTGGATCATCAAACGCAATCTAGGAGAGAAGAACAGTCTATTAGCATGACTATCATTTGATTGTAGTTAGGCAAAATATGCAAGCAATTATACTGTAGTTCAGGAAGTCACATTCTCAGCATCCCAATTTAGTCTGATGGGTAAACGGCAAAATGTAGAACTCATCACAACTCCAGTTTCGTGCACATTTGCCGATCAAAGACACGTTTGGCCCtcagatttatttaaaaaataaaaaacattttattttactcACCACAGGGCAAGATTTACACCAGTCTTCAATATACATCCTGGTCCATTAACTCTATGAAAGAACAGAACCTTATTAAAATGATAATTTGATAGACAATGTAAAATATAACTCAGAATACAGGTAGTTCAGTTAGTCACATTGTCAGCACCCCAATAATGGTCTGATGGGTAAACGGCAAAAATGGTAACTCATCACAACATTAACCGAAGGGAAAACAGATTTCAAACAGGCCACTCAAGTGGGCTGGTTGTATACTAGTTGGTTAATGCCAGTGGAAAAGAGAAGGTATAGGCCTAACTCACCATAAACTCATTGCGTGTCAAACTCATTGCACGAAGGGCAGAGTGTATGCAGGTTTCGCTGCTCCCTGTACTCGATTGATGAGTTAAGGTCACTCCATCACCTGGTTGTCTAAACCTTAGCTGAAAGGAAAAcccaaaacctgcagacactaggctcTCTATGGAATGAGTGACACCCCCGACGTAGATCTCTTATAGCATCTTCAGTACCCTGCCAGCCAATCAAATCTGTGGGAGAAAAACATTGTTATACTGATGATCATTGGTCTCCAATCGAGAGGTTGTGGGTTGAAATTGTATTATTTAGATAAAATAATGCTGGTGGTTCAGTTAGTCACAGTCTCAACACCCCAATTTAGTCAGATGGGTAAACGGCAAATGTGTGAAGTCATCATAATACCAGCAGAACAACCGACTAGCAGAGCATAGCTTATAGTTAGGAATGAACTCACCTCAGTACACTACTGGAATAGCCAGCACCATCTGTCCCCAAAAGACAAACCTGTGAAAAAACTGAAAATGAACTTTGCGCCAAAAATAATAAATCAAATTTGACTGACAGTTGTGGTATGGTCAGTGTTGTGATTATACTGGTAGTTCAGTTAGTCTCAGCTACCCAATTTAGTCAGATGGGTAAACGGCAAAAATAATATTCTAGGCCTTTTAATAAACCTTGGTTTAAGAATGGACGACTCACTCCAGTACAACAAAAGATGTATGCGTGTCTGGAACCTTCCAAGTCCATGAAAGCTATAAGAGAAATACATAAAACCTGAAGTGAAATTCCTGCTGCTgtatatttaaaaacacttttgtCATAAATCAGCCTACACGGCTGTCGAGTTTGCCAAATTCAAGGTTCAGCTAATTCTGGGATTCAGATAGCATACAACTCTACTGCTCAGATATTCAAAGATATTAAAAGAGCCACATTCAGATCTATGGGAAGCATTCTGAACATTGAAAAAGTCTGAGTGACATCCAAAAATAGTACTCCCAAGTAATTGCCATGTAACTGGTGTGGCACTATTGGTTTTTATCTTGCGTGGATAAGCTGTACTGAAGGAATAGCCAATGCACTCAGAACACAACTAGACAGCTAAAATGAGTAATGAACTTAGGGTCAGGGGGCACATTTAACACAGCTTGGGAGTACTGCACAATGAAAGCCCACACTGCAGCCTTTCCAAGGAAGGTTCAACAGCAGATCACGACCTTAACCAAGACGTTACTCCTTTGAGACGTCCAAAGTCGAGATTCCTCAAGGAAGTCATTGCGAAGACAATTAACAGTCCACCGGGGTATCCGATGATCGGTGACCAGAGCAGGTGTGCAGTAACCTAACTAACAATAGGGGCCGAAATGGCAAAGGGGCAATTTATCATCGGATCTGGGACAAGCAGCTGACAGTATGATTTATTACAATACTGCTGGGACATTTAGGACCAAATACCCCGTTCGATGAGTCATGATTTATTTTTGACTATGGCCCCATTCCATTCACACATGATACTAAGATCCAAAAGTAAAACGTCAATTTATTTTGGTAAAATGGTCCAtagtattgtaacgaccctgggtttataagcgcggaaatcgactctgccgctcgagcatgcttttgcggcacagtcgatagcgcgccggacctcgggctaggaggtcgagggttcgagacctgctccctgctgtttcattacagtatgatTGCCAACAGCCCACATGCACCGACAAAAGTGCCTCAAATGTCTGCGGTATGCACCAATTTGAGCATAAACATGGGGTGAGTGGTTAATTAGCAAACAAAATGAATGATTATTAAATAATGAGCTGCACCCTTTGCCAGACAATATCCATACATTACCAGTCTCTCGCTTACCCTAGCGCTAACCACATTATGGCCACGCCAGTCTGCCAACTCACGTGGTCAGCGGCATTGATTCGTGGCCCTCCAAGGAAACTTCTTAATAACCTAGTCAATACAATTACATCATTGAAACGGGAAGATTATATTACATAAAACGACGTAAATTATTTCGAATCCATTTTTAGAGGGAAGGATATAATCCTTATTTTGATGGCGGAAACGTTACATtcaggttagctaacatgctaacattTATATAGCCAGATAAAACACCAATTTGCATTACTATTGAATAAAACCGACTGCCTAATGTTATTAGCCACCTACCTGTTGACTGAACGGGGAATTCAACAAGTTATTGCTCATAAAAATAATATTGGTGCGAGCGCATACAAACTCCATGCGTCCTCCTTCGTTGTTCTTCCAGAAAGAAAGTTTAGATTTCCTGCTTCATCGTTATTGGCATGCGCAGTCTGAGCTCACATCACGAAGGCAACTACCAAAAACACACTACAAGGTTTTACCTATTATTATGAGGCAGCTAATAGGTCTATCTTATAACTTTTGAAAACGGTGTTTTAATTGTATTTGTGTTTTGGCAATTTTGCATTTgaattaaaggtccaatgcagccgttttgatctcattatcaaataatttctgggtaacaattcaCGTTAAGTACCTTAATGTGGGTTTTCAATTAACATTTTCAAAAAGATGGCTTAGCAAAGATCAATTTCTCAAACAAATTGTTtttctaggactgtctgggagtggtctgagtagggaggggaaaggtgaaaaaaaagctgttattggcagataggtttggaactctctttcttattggtctattaactgtcaacaggcaggccaaaactccatcccaccaaaacaggcagaaatgtcaggcagtcttttcaaacagctcttacactaaaagggcattatcatcgtAGTCTGGAAATacacactcagtggccagtttattagacACACCACCCCGTTTGTGAAAACGGTTCGCTCCTACAGCCAGTGAGTCACATGGCCGTGGCTTGCtttataaagcaggcagacaggcatgtGGTTACTGCTTCGATTaaatgttagaatgggcaaaacgagtgacctaagcaacttcaagtgtggtatgatcgtcggtgccaggcacgCTGGTTCCAGTATCTAAGAAACGGGCGGCCCCCTGGGCTTGTCATACACggcagtgtctagggtttaccgataatggtgcgacaaacaaaaaaacttccagtcagcggcagtcctgtgggcggaaacagctcgttgatgagagaggtcgaatgagaatggcaagaatcgtacAAGCtcacaggcgggccacaaacaggcaaataacggcgcagtacgacagtggtgtgcagaatggcatCTCGGTGCACACAACTCATCGGTCCTTTTCACGGATGGACTATTGCAGCAGACAACCAccccgggttccactcctatcagctaaaaacctgaagaagcggctccagtgggaacgcgatcaccaacactggacaattgaggagtggaaaaacattgcctagTCCGAttaatcccggttcctgttgcgtcatgctgaagGCAGTCAGGATTTGGTGTAAACAGCATGAaaccatggccccatcctgcctagTGTCatcggtacaggctggtggcagtggtgtagtggtgtgggggATGTTTTCCTGGCACAAGTTAGGTCCCATGACACCAATTGTAGAAAATTGTACCTTGATACCAAACGTCTGAACGTTtctgacaccttgtagaatccattcccctgaagaattcaggctgttctggaggcaaagggggtccAACCTatataaatgtaacatgcaacaattccaatgattttactgagttacagttcttctcctgttttttttattctagtattacattgttactgattattgcattgttgggttttgagtttgcaagaaaggcatttcactgtacttgtgcatgtgacattaacttgaaatcagtcaattgaaataaatctatggatttcacatgatttggCAGGGACACAGccatgggagggcataggccaatCAGAATGACTTTTCCCCactaaagggctttattacagacagaaatactcctcagtttcatcagctgtccgggtggctgttctcagacaatcctgcaggtgaagaaactgaatgtggaggccctgggctggcgtggttacacatggtctgtggttgtacatactgccaaattctctaaaattacattggaggcggtttatggtagagaaattaacattaaattctctggcaacagttctggtggacattcctgcagtctacatgccaattgcacgctccctcaaaacttgagacatctgtggcattgtgttgtgacaactgcaTAAAAAAAAAgtccaagcacaaggtgcacctgtgtaatgtgcatgctgtttaatcagcttcttgatatgccacacctgtcaggtggatagattatcttggcaaaagagaaatgctcactaacagggatgtaaacaaattggtgCACAAAAGTTGAGAGGAATAtactttttgtgcgtatgaacattttctgggatcttttatttcagctcatgaaacatggggccaacactttacatgttgtgtttatatttttgtttagtatagatgggtgtacctaataaattgGCCACTGAATGTATttaaaacacagggaaatcaaTTGTTTTactgcactggacctttaaaACCATAACTCAGTTTTTCTTTGAATATTATGCTAAGTCTCCAATTTGCACATTTCAGCAGTGTAACAGTGTCTGAGTAGCCTACATAAAAGTGCACTTTCTAAATTGATCTCTGACCATTCGATTTAAACTTCATAAAGCTAGAATGATCTCAAAAGTTATGCTATAGTTTAACGGGatagtttgggattttggcaatgaggccctttatcgaTTTCCCCCActagctgttcccatagactttcagtagttagcaattgcgctaacgGTAGTTGGCAGCTTACTTAAAACtgaacacagagacataaaaatgatatGCAGTTTATCTGACTCTCGGGAAGtagatatatttttttgaattaaTTGCACAAATCCGAACTTTCCCTTTAATCCCTTTAATAGAAGTGGCCTCTTGCcgagttcaaaacaactgggaggtcaaatcatgacttcAGTGCTCTTCAGGTCGGGAAGTCCGAGCTCTAGAAGAGGCCCGACTTCCCGAGTTGGAATTCGGAGTTGGATGACGTTCAAATCGAtttcccagtcagagctagttgtttttccgagttcccagttgttttgaacacactGATAGTCGGAATtcagagatttccgagttcccagttcccattgttttgaacgcggcatctAGACACACTATACACCACACTGAAAGAGTCACTACCATTTTGAATAGGCTAGGGCCTATAATACATTCCACAATATGTGCCTTGAAATACATTAACATTTATTGTAATGAGGAGTTTGTTGTGGTTGCAAAATTGTGCATTTGTGTAAAATATATATCTGACTGCACATACATGAAAAAAAATTGCATATTTCCAAAGAATGTCAACTCATAATTCCCTTTTTAGGCAAATAATAAAATGGAATCCCTCTTGATTGTTTTAAGAGATAAAGCTTGTCTTAAATTACAGAACATGATTATTTAGGCCAGTTAGAACAAATACATCTCAGTAAACGTATTTACAACCGATGGAGTGGGAGACATGTCTTATTTCTATTTCTCAAGTCATTATCAAAAtacacatttacaaacatttaCGTAATAAAAAAAGATGAAGAGGCTCCTACCATTGTTGAGATTCTGACAGATCACTTCACATGACAGATGTTAAGTTATTCACACATGCATTTAGTGCAAATGTCCATTACACCAGACACGGAATTTCTAAAAAGTATACACACGTTAATATCTCCAACAGGCACAGAACAGCAGAAAGCAGAGCAGAAACACAGCATGGCCAAAATAAGAGCAACAATATTCAGGCTTTCTCAGATTTTATATACATAATCACATAATATATTAATTTACAATGTGTTCCTACTATTGAAAGAGTCGTGACTGTCTCATTTACATGAAAATACTGAAGTCAAAAGCAGACTTCAGTTGtttgataaataaaaataataagcACTGTCAGACGACGAATCTGCTGTCCATTTCATAAGTCCTCATGGGTGGATTTAGCTGAAAGAGTCTTACTAATTAATGGTCGTCTGAATTAGAAGTCCCTTATGCAGTGGATACATTTATATCTGCGAGGTCGACGATGATGCGCCTTGATTTTCTGTCTGTTTTGAATTGTTCAGAAACTGACCGCTGGCGCCGACGTATAACCTGGATCGCATTGGCCACTTCTGTTAAGATAAAAAGATAACAAATTACTTAGGGAGTGCAATTAACTGATTTCAATGCACCTGAAAATAGAATTAATACGTTTATTTTAAGTCATTCTTCAGTTGAACACACATACATTAAGCAAGATattaatttaaatgtttaattttacACAATTTATGGTGCAAATTACCAATAATAGCCATTCCTCTCTGTATAATTGTATTAAACATAATAGGAAGCCTACTCATTTTAAAGATCTGTGTAATATAAAAAGTTGTGCAATGATGGCTAAATGCATTTTATGCATGCATGATTGATAATTGTTAGCCAACTATTTTTATTATTATCATGTTTTTTTTCTATCATGTGGTTTATCGAATAGAGCTGAGACACGATTATCACACACTTTGTCAGGTCAGTTTCAAATGGAATTTCGATATCAATTCAACGTCAAAATGTATTGAGCCTACTTACTTTCACAGGGTGCAGGTAACCTTCACCTTTCAGCGAGTGTAAGGCCTCTGTTTGTCtattgctctctccctcctccatcccctcctcttgCAAGGTCCGAGTCAGATGGGCAATATACGTGGTGGCCAAAATCAACACGTCGAGCTTGGACAGTTTTGTGTCCGGTGGCACCGACGGAAGAGTCCTCTGTAGCTCCAGGAATGCGCTTCTCAGGGTCTGCACTCGACTCCTCTCCCGTGCTGCGTTGGCTGCTGCCGGTCGCCCTCTGCCACCGAGCCCACCGGCCTGGACCACCCTGGAGTGCTGCAGGGCCTCCGGACGTCGACTGTCGGTGGTCAGCATGTCAGgactggggctggagctggggctaGATGTGGGACTCTCATCCATAACTGTCACTGGGCCATTTCCACTATCCATGCGGATCGTCTGTCTTCCAACCATATAGGGAGCACTTATAAACCTGACGGGTAACATATGTATTGTTGATGAATGTACATTTTCACTTGCCTATTAATTACATAAACAAACTGAAAATGCCAAGACTGTAATTGAAACAAAAACAGTTCTGTATTTTATAATAAGCCTACAGAAATAGTACACGTTTATGTAGGTATATTGACCAGTGTGCGTAAAGTGTGCGCAAATGCATTGAAATGATCTGCAACAGGTCAAATTAGTTGCTGAACATAAATGAAGGCAGGCATATCAAATCCTCACCCTTGTCTTGAACTGTGCGCATTTTGAACTTGTGTATAACCACGCCGTTGAATATTTAGGCATTTTGAAAAATATTAATGCTAAAATAGTATCGCAACAAATTCTGTATCCAATTAGGCCTATTGAGTAAACTTACATTTGCAATACGCATATACAGCATTCATTGCGCATATAGGCAACATGTACTTAATCAACATGCCATAAAAACATTACTAAATTGTTGTGAAGAATGTCAATCAAATCACATATAATCGCATGTTATTGTtccttcattattgcaataaagCATTTGAAAAAGAATCATACTGAGACCCACGTGTGTTAACCTTGACCTAAGAAGGCTGCTTTCCCAAGTTCAATTTGACATAAGAATGTGAAACATATAATATATAGTTCTATGGCAGTTGCATCATTATTTGATGTGGTGCAGACTCATGTAAATAATACCAATTATCGTGCAcgttccatcaccatcattaaaTATGTTTACATAATTGACTGTGCTTGATGGTGATGCTGTTATCAAGAAATCTAAACACCTCATAACCCTCTGAAAATAATATTACTTTGAATGTATTCCAAGCCATGTCGTCTATGAAAATAAGGAGAACTTACCTTCAAATTTCCCCCAAAACGCCGTTTTGAGTAACGACATCAAGGCAATGCAGAGAGGTATCGTGCACCACACagactccactgctgctacaATACGAGGTGGAGAAAAGTAGCCCTGCCGCTCCAAATACAGATAATCTTTATAAAGAGGCGCGGCCGCGGAAAAAGGTGCGCAGTGGTCCGTGTCCATGCGTGCTCACCTGAGTGTGTGCGTAAAACTCTCAGGAGCTTCTAATTTATTGGATACCCAAAGAGCTGACAACTCTTAGACTCCGGAGTAATTAATCATAAGCCCTTAAGACTGCCTGGCAGTGGGAGAGACTCTGCTCTTTCCCTTTCACAACTTGTTTCTgtcagaggggagagaggagggacccCTTTTCAACACCAGAGGCAGCATTTTTTTCTAGCGAACACCATTTTGGGGACGGTACTTCTCTCAAAACCATTAGTGAGCAAACCATGTATTTTTGTCATATTATGGTCACGTCAATAAAGAGGGGACATCTGTATTATTACGTTGATATGGGTCGTCAACTGGTATACCTGCCTTCCTACCCAAGTGCTCGGTCACTGCTTTGCTTTCTAAAGGCTTCAAGGGGGCTATATCAGGTACATGCCCAAATAAACAGTCCCTAATATTTTGGTGCTAATGTTGCAGACGCCAATGGTTGCAGCAGACCATGATGACAAGATGACTAGAGGGTAAGGTGATATGCAAAATTGACTAATTGCCAGGGTGCCTTGAGTTGCAGGTAGAAAAATAGTCTGATTTCCATGAAACAGCTAGGGCTAATAAACAAACTTTGAACAATGCAATCAACACAGGCCTACATGAGGAAATACTTGCGACTCATAAATTAATCACTGATTTCCAGGGTCCGCAAACGGAGATGTCGGCAAATGAATGATTGCAAGTATTCATAATATAGGCTATATCATTAGACGGTTCTTAATAAACATTGTTTTTGTTAGGATGGAGTAACAGAATTGCTTCGGGGAGGACCACTAATTATGAGGCAGAGCAAAAAGGGTTAAGTAAGCTTCATTCCCTAATTACCCCACATCTTTCAGGGGTTATACTTCGACATACTTTAAAAAGCCCGTGCGCAGGGAATTTAGACAGGGACTTAGAGCATACAAGACTTATAGCATACAATAACCAGCCCAATATTACTCCTCACTCGGCGAGGAGTTGTTGTGTTGGTTGTGATGTGTTGAATAATCATTTACACATTACGAGAGAGGGACTGCAGGCAATATGCATTAGGCTATCACGCAATTAATATGTCCTTTGCTACCGCACAGCATGCGGTACCGATGCACgactggaaccaacaggaccctgaacagcttctaccccaagccacaaggctgctaaatagttagttaaatcgTTAACCAAATAGCTTCCCAGACTACCTTCATTGACCCCGTTTGCAATTTTTTTTACTCATCACAACCGTTGCTGCAATACTGTTTACTAGCTCTCACTTtattatatgtacagtacatatctacctcaattacctcgtacccctgcgcctctactcggtactggtaccccatgtatatagccacgttatctttactcattgtgtatttattataacTTTTATTATTGcgtgttattacttttctattatttttctattttctctctctctgcattgttgggaagggcccgttagtaagcatttcactgttgttcacgaagcatgtgacgaataaaatttgATGCTCTAAAAttactttttttgtttttaataaatgtt
The window above is part of the Salvelinus namaycush isolate Seneca chromosome 7, SaNama_1.0, whole genome shotgun sequence genome. Proteins encoded here:
- the LOC120050611 gene encoding transcription factor 24-like, with the translated sequence MLPVRFISAPYMVGRQTIRMDSGNGPVTVMDESPTSSPSSSPSPDMLTTDSRRPEALQHSRVVQAGGLGGRGRPAAANAARERSRVQTLRSAFLELQRTLPSVPPDTKLSKLDVLILATTYIAHLTRTLQEEGMEEGESNRQTEALHSLKGEGYLHPVKF